Genomic window (Clarias gariepinus isolate MV-2021 ecotype Netherlands chromosome 4, CGAR_prim_01v2, whole genome shotgun sequence):
GTGGCCAGTTTCTCATCTTTTAGCTCCAAAggcagccaatgacacagaggtattctttgcagcattaGATGGTGCATTGTCGTGCATGAGGATGATTTTTTTACGGAAGGCACGGTTCTGctttttgtaccatggaagaaagtggtcagtcaaTATACTTTGCAGAGATCATTatcacaccttcagggaccctacACGGGCCTACCAGCACTCTCCCCATGATTCCGGCCCAAAACATGACTCTGGCACCTCCTTGCTGATgtcgcagccttgttgggacatggtggccagccaccaaccatccactactccatccatctggaccatccagggttgcacgacactcatcagtaaccaagactgtttaaaaattagtcTTCATGTATGCCTGGGCCCACTGCAACTGTTTCTGCTTGTAAGCATTGGTTAGGGGTGGCTAaatagtaggtttatgcacaactgcaagcctttaaaggatcctacaccttgaggttcgcgggactccagaggcaccagtagctttaaatacctgtttgctgctttgtaatggcattttagCAGCTGCACTCTTAATCCGATaaatttgtctggcagaaaccttcttcattctgcctttatctgcacAAACCTGTCTGTGTGCTGAATCAAtaacaaatgtcttcacagtacaatgatcacgcttaagttttcataaaatatttaatgtttttataccttttccaaggcattgcactatttgacgcttgcagccataccagtctgagagcgcccgatctcgtctgatctcggaagctaggcaggcttgggcctggttagtacttggatgggagaccgcctgggaaataccaggtgctgtaaggttttttttactAGTTATTTCATGtttctgcaatattttttactagttaatttcatttttctgcaatatttcttttactgcaatatatctttacttgtgcagtatattttaccagttaactttattttctaccgtatttcctttattcatatttatttcttatgtttaagcttttattttaaggtcactggtagtcgaaaaagcatttcactgcatatcgtattgtgtatgactgtgtacgtgacaaataaaatttgaatttaaattagatttttcggCAGCAGAaagatcctttttctttcccatattgcttgaaacccgtggcctgcttaataatgtggaacaaccttcttcaggACTTTTCCTTTGATTGGGCTTATCTGGGAAACTATTTATCACaggtgtctgagattcatttcagtgattCAAAGAGCCCTGAGACACAACACCATCCAtgggtttaatttaaaaactaaacatttaatgtttatgacacttacatccaatttgcataataatttggaacacagtgtatatatatatatatatatatatatatatatatatatatatatatatatatatatatattgtatggaAGGTACAGGCATTTTCAAATTACCCCCTACTGTAACATTACCTtaaagtttcatttttaaagttaCATTCATACCAGTTTACACAACTGCTGGCACATCCACAGGCCTGAGAACTGGATGGGCGTCTTCAATCTCCCCAAGAAATAAGGCTGTACTCAAGTGAATATTACTCACAGATATGACTCCATCGATTACTAAGCAGAAAACAGAAGTCTTATTTTTCAGTGACTCTTTATTGAATGTACACTGTTGGATAAAGTTGTCGAATCTACAAACATTTTATGgacttcatgaaaaaaaaatcattacattttatgtttgcataaacaaactaaaactattttttaaaggcATTATTATCATTTATCGTTTATTAAGGAGTTAaggtaaaatttaaatttgcatACATTCtgcagtaaaagaaaagaaaacaattgtTTCATAAATGTCATACGTCATAGATgaccaaatatatacagtacactgacaTATGGGACATGTTTAACTAATGAGAGCTTAACCAAGTATTTCCACGCAAACCGTTGTTTCGACTACCGTCCTCCTGCTGCAGCTCAGCCAATAGCTCAATGGCTCCATCTGCTGGTCAAACAGgatgcattcatttttattatagtgGAATACTCCTTGTCGTGCACGTTTTTCAACTAATTTTCATCCTTTCCACACCGTAAGCGCCTTTTCGGTTGAACTAGGGAGATTAATGGAGGGAAAAACTGCAATATGTAAGAAAATGTACCGGACAGGGAGTACTCCAGAAGGCTAGTGTGTGGCGGCCACTGCTTTGCCGTTCTGTTCACTGTTGTATTAAGTGTTCATTTTGCAGGAGGTAGCAACATTAGCAGTCAGAATAAACCTTGCctggaaatacagtatgtactgtcaCATGGTCGACTGTTGACTTACTGACATCTTTCTACTCAGGTTCACTAGCATTACCATTTTACATTTGTGGCATATTAATCTGGGATATAGAGTAAATACTTATTTCTTAGCACAGAAGTTGTTGATTATCTCAGAAAATAATCCACATATGTTGCTTATAGCTGCCAGCATTTTATGCAAACAGTAGATTTGGACacagcttggtgggtttctgtTTGAGAAAAATACCTGAGAATTCAGCATTTAACACAATGAGGTAAATACTGATGCATACAGATTggcattttaaagtttttaaggcCTGTTTTTACAGTGACAcagatttatgtttattttttgtttagttttgtttgtttttgttttatttaataaactatAAACTCTAGTAgcctaaataatgtttaaattcttTAGACTTTTAGACATCATTtataaaacattctaaatatgaaagtctatatatataaaaaaaaaaaaatcaaaaatcataTCTCGAGTGGAGCACAGATAATCTTGTAATCATCCTCAGCCTTGAGTGTGTATCGTATATATTTCGACTGGTATGTCAATATATGTGCACAGGCCCACATGTATGTTCACAAACAAGCACTCACTCACAATGGCAGGCATGTCTTTTAAGCATTGAGTTTTTCCGATTCATCAATTGATTTTACAGCAGTCAGTTCATTATGGCCTTCCTCTTCTCCTGGCACCTGATAAAACAATGGCAACAATGCACAAGATTTGTACAGTAATCCTCATCTTTATGTTATCTCTGTCATCATCTAATTTTCCTTATTTGAGAAAAATACGTATTAAAACAATAgttaatttaactttatttttacactttttctaGTAGCTtctataataaatcatttaccTCCCAATAGACTGCATCCTCAAAGCAGAGAGTGTCAGGTGGGGCTCCATAAATAGgcagttttaaaatgaatcCTATAAACATATACAATCTTTTATGAGTCCGTCACCTACAGTACTTCACAATacacaattattataataatctttTGAATCTTACCAACAATAAGCCCGCCAAACAGGGCCATACCCAGGGTCACAGCCAGCGAGATAATTTGCCTTATAGCCTGATCAGATGGAGTGAAATCTTTGGAGATGAGTGGAAACACTTTGCCCATCCTATAAGAAACATTAGAAGGAGGCAGTCTAAACTATATTATCTGATACATTATGGATACATAAATGCAATCTATTTGTCCTAGTGCAAAAGATAAAATGTCAAACTAATATATAAATCTTTGATAGTTGGATATAATTACTTTGGCTCTACTGTAGTTTCAAATGGAAACCAGTTGGTTAAAAGCAAACCTACCCGTTACCATATACTGAATTGCTTGCTGCTGCAGCAGTGATTGAGCCAACAATGGCTCCCAGGATTCCAGGCATACCGTGTAGGTTGTGAACACCACATGTATCTTGAATCTTCAGCTTTGATTCCAAAATAGGCTGCCGAAGAAAATACAACCAATGTAGAGTTTTGAAGCTAAAAACACTGATCTGTCATATGTTCTAATATGTATTTATGCCATAATATGTATTTATGCCATCATGAACAATAAACTCCAATAgcctaaataatgtttaaattcttTAGAATTTTAGacataatttttaaaacattttgaatatgaaagtctatataaaaaaaatcaaatcatatTGTTACTTTAGATTTATTGTTAATTCAGATTCATTGTTTTTGCAAGACAGTCAAGACAGAGTGAAAGACAGAGTCTCAGTGTTCCATCGTATTCCCTGAGACCCTACACAGTTGATCTTTGGTGTACTAGTTTCGACTAATTTACATTAATCAAGTGTAAATACAAATTTACTTTTGCACATAAATATACCTGTGTTAGTGCCATATTATGTGTTTACAGGTTGTTTAGCTCATTACATTTGAACTTTCGTACTTTCCGTGTCGTCTATAattttatagtgttttttttttatcatgctaACATCTTGAAAGCTGCAAACTTTGGCATTTAATAAGCATATTTATTACTTGACGGTAGAGTTGTGGTTGTCAAATGCGGTTTACTGTAGTGAGACTAATACCATCACACTTGTGCAAAATGTGGCTAAAATGTGCTTCAGCGCACCCACTGAAGCTTCCAGGACATACAGAGTGTATTTACCCTTTGACTTTTACAAATTTACACCTAATAATGAAGATAAAGTGTTCAGAGTTTTAAcgttgtgtgtgagtgcactACTTACTGTCAGGTACTTGTATCCCAGCACTGAAATTGTTCCAGCCAGGAATCCCACTATCATGGAACCGAAAGGAGTCAGCATCATCTCACCAGCTGTTCCTACAGCAACACCACCTGCCAATGCAGCGTTCTGAATGTGCACCTAAAAATCCATGTGATAATTTAAGTAGTGTATGTGGTATATCAAAACACAATTTCACATACAcagaacacaaaataacaagctttaaatttaaaagggTTAAGAAAAAACAATTGATGAATAGTGTAGgtaaacacacaccacatatcATAGTAATCTCATCACATTAATCTTTTTGCTTCTGAATATGCACTTAAAAAGGTCCATATGATCagataagtactgtatatggtgtaCTTGAACAGCATCCCCCACCTCTACAAATAAGTCATCTCCCTGAGAGCCAGTATGCAGTTTGACTTTTGCATTAgttaaagtaaacatttttaaaaaacgttCCTCTTAAATAGAAATCAACATACTGAACACTGCAGATTACACATGCCAGGTAACAAAGAATGCAccgacaaagaaaaaaaaaaaagcaaaccgTGCAGTGTTCATTTGGAAATGTATTGCACTCTTacaacagcatttaaacaaatctTAGCTTTTATGCTGCAGCAACCATGCCAATACTGTTAActataaacatacaaaaatgtcTTTCCTCACATCATGTAATACATTTGGACTCAAAAATTTTAATCAGTATCTGCTTTGCATTTTTCGTATATCTATACTTATATTAGCAAGTTTGCAAGCCAAAACAtcttgtactgtacacacaaagaCCTAGCCAATAGGAATAGTTTAACACAAGTATAGCACTTGGGGGCGCTCACCATGTCAAGTTTTCCGTCATGGCTGACAAGAGCAGAGAAAGCAAATGTAGCAAGTGTGCAGGAAGCCAGTGAGTAGTATGTGTTCATGGCAGTGCGATGCTGGGGATCTCCTAGATCAGTGATGGCCGAGTTGAAGCTGGGCCAGAACATCCACAGGTAGATGGTTCCTGGAGAGGTATAATCAGTATGTAACAATCTACATTGTTTGTGAGATGTAGGCAAAGTTTTCTCTCTAAGAAAGTCTAAGTATAAGTctgatatttgtatttttatagcaCTTAATTATCATATGAACTATTTGGGGTCTTCTATTTTATATCAtggctttatttaaattatccCATAATTAACAATTTACCTGGTTTACTTTTTGACAGTGTCCAATAACTGAAGATATTATTCTATCACTTATTAATGTGTTCCTGGGTTAAAGCAAATCATTTACTAACCAATCATGGCAAAGAGGTCAGAATGGTACACAGAGCTGTTCTTGTGCTTGCTCTTGTCCAAGTTGGGCCTGTACAGCACACGTGTCACCATGAGTCCAAAGTATGCTCCAAATGTATGGATGGTCATGGATCCTCCAGCATCTCTTGCCTGTAGGTGTTTATAAATGCATATGCATTAACTTAGTGTTTTAGCTTGTTTATTTATAAGCTAGCTCTTCTCTATTAAATAGCAGTTGCCAAACAAAGTAGGGCAGGTGAAGGTTAGCATGTGCTTCAACAACGACCAGCATTTTACCAAATTATTGCTTATAGTCTCTCACATGAGCATCTGAACATATTCTAATTAAAACACTGTCTGCCCTCTTCCACATGCTCTTTTTGATTGACATGGAAGTGAGTTACACCATCCATCCAATTCAGAGAGTAAAGTCCTTGCCAGAAATGCGTGTGGCATTGCAGGGAGTTAAGTTCCTAAAATGTTTATTGCACCAATGAGGAGCCCTGCAGGCATCATTAATAAGTTGATGTGTTATAAGTCATTTTCACTTTGTTT
Coding sequences:
- the rhbg gene encoding ammonium transporter Rh type B encodes the protein MTDYSTNMRLRLPLVCIILEVILIILFGALVEYDEDTDAKKWNKNNHTHTQDMENDFYYRYPSFQDVHVMIFIGFGFLMTFLQRYGFSSVGFNFLIAAFSLQWATLMQGFFHGMHNGKIHVGVESMINADFCTGSVLISFGAVLGKTSPVQLLTMAIFEVTMFAINEYILLSLFEARDAGGSMTIHTFGAYFGLMVTRVLYRPNLDKSKHKNSSVYHSDLFAMIGTIYLWMFWPSFNSAITDLGDPQHRTAMNTYYSLASCTLATFAFSALVSHDGKLDMVHIQNAALAGGVAVGTAGEMMLTPFGSMIVGFLAGTISVLGYKYLTPILESKLKIQDTCGVHNLHGMPGILGAIVGSITAAAASNSVYGNGMGKVFPLISKDFTPSDQAIRQIISLAVTLGMALFGGLIVGFILKLPIYGAPPDTLCFEDAVYWEVPGEEEGHNELTAVKSIDESEKLNA